A genomic segment from Clostridium fungisolvens encodes:
- a CDS encoding LacI family DNA-binding transcriptional regulator — translation MGTTISDIAKKSGVSLATVSRVLNNSGYVKEETRNKVLETIKEMNYTPSAIARSLSKNETNTIGVIVPDITNSYFGELIKGISEVAEASDLNIVLFNTDDNLEKELKALTVIKEHRLKGVIMSPMFGENEFNSNYVNTLENLNIPIIFVVADVKYTSFNGVFVDNIKGGFDATNLLIKEGHKKVGIITGLLSSEPAMDRLMGYKKALAMNNIPIREEYIFKGDFKLSTGYDITKNVLNMEDGPTALVVCSNMMTMGAVKATFDENKKIPNDLAIVGFDKLEFLDMVGINITYMEDCPEELGKSAMYMLKEVIDNKDISEKKRLTISPTVIIKGSEKKV, via the coding sequence ATGGGCACTACAATTAGTGATATTGCAAAAAAATCAGGAGTTTCTCTAGCAACAGTTTCGAGGGTTTTAAATAACTCAGGATACGTTAAGGAAGAAACAAGAAATAAGGTATTAGAAACAATAAAAGAGATGAACTATACTCCTAGTGCAATAGCAAGAAGTTTGTCTAAAAATGAGACTAATACTATTGGAGTGATAGTACCAGATATAACAAACTCTTACTTTGGAGAACTTATAAAAGGTATTAGTGAAGTGGCTGAAGCCTCAGATCTAAATATTGTACTTTTTAACACTGATGACAATCTTGAGAAAGAACTTAAGGCATTAACTGTAATAAAGGAGCATAGATTGAAAGGTGTAATCATGTCTCCAATGTTCGGTGAAAATGAATTTAATAGTAATTATGTTAACACCCTAGAGAACTTAAACATACCGATAATATTTGTTGTAGCAGATGTTAAGTATACAAGTTTTAATGGTGTTTTTGTTGATAATATAAAAGGTGGTTTTGATGCTACAAATCTTCTTATAAAAGAAGGGCATAAAAAAGTAGGCATAATAACAGGGCTTTTAAGTTCAGAACCTGCAATGGATAGACTTATGGGCTATAAAAAAGCATTGGCAATGAACAATATTCCAATTAGAGAAGAATATATTTTTAAAGGTGACTTTAAGCTTAGCACAGGATATGACATAACTAAGAATGTATTAAATATGGAAGATGGTCCTACAGCTTTAGTTGTATGCAGCAATATGATGACTATGGGAGCAGTTAAAGCAACTTTTGATGAGAATAAAAAAATACCAAATGATCTAGCTATAGTAGGGTTTGATAAGCTTGAATTCTTAGATATGGTTGGAATAAATATAACATATATGGAAGATTGTCCTGAAGAACTTGGAAAATCAGCTATGTATATGCTCAAAGAAGTAATAGATAATAAAGATATTTCGGAAAAGAAGAGATTAACAATATCTCCAACAGTTATAATAAAGGGATCAGAAAAGAAAGTGTAG